The following coding sequences lie in one Cupriavidus sp. WKF15 genomic window:
- a CDS encoding malonyl-CoA decarboxylase family protein, which translates to MSSLDSGDHKISAPLGVSEPSGPNLLSRIGRWWGRKGDADAAPAPAKDAEAAPLPARVARRQRDQLRLCLDARLTDSNANAAAQAWQSEYEAADEGMRRGMLEVLAEVAGSTGPDEGAADADKPGKPARGGSGLSQALSNARIRFFKRLAALHGQRGNSACGLHFLIRLRADMLRWQRRIPGLRVLDEDLEALFSNWFDVGLLELQPITWDSPASLLEKLIRYEAVHEISSWTDLRNRLDSDRRCYAFFHPRIPREPLIFVEVAFVPEMAANVQALLDEAAPLEDLRRVKWAIFYSISNTQAGLRGVSFGNFLLKRVIEELQREFPKVRQFATLSPIPGFADWLRKQDGAAVASALGPKRLARWQDRHGPAPAGGAGWLEALPPDSQDAVVRDTALSLAAHYLVRERSQSFPADPVARFHLGNGACVERLNWGADLSRKGCIQSCGMMVNYLYAPEALDDNLARLGEGNPRISRAVGKLL; encoded by the coding sequence ATGAGCTCCCTCGACTCCGGCGACCACAAGATCAGCGCCCCCTTGGGCGTCAGCGAACCGTCAGGCCCCAATCTCTTGTCGAGGATCGGGCGCTGGTGGGGCCGCAAGGGCGATGCCGACGCGGCTCCTGCACCGGCAAAGGATGCCGAGGCCGCGCCACTGCCCGCGCGCGTGGCGCGCCGCCAGCGCGACCAGTTGCGGCTATGCCTCGATGCGCGGCTGACCGACAGCAACGCCAACGCCGCCGCGCAGGCCTGGCAATCCGAGTACGAAGCCGCGGACGAGGGCATGCGCCGCGGCATGCTCGAAGTGCTGGCGGAAGTGGCCGGCAGTACGGGGCCGGATGAGGGTGCCGCGGACGCGGACAAGCCCGGCAAGCCGGCACGCGGCGGCTCCGGCCTGAGCCAGGCCTTGTCCAATGCGCGCATCCGCTTCTTCAAGCGCCTGGCCGCGCTGCATGGCCAGCGTGGCAACAGCGCGTGCGGCCTGCATTTCCTGATCCGCCTGCGCGCCGATATGCTGCGCTGGCAACGGCGCATTCCCGGCTTGCGCGTGCTCGACGAAGACCTCGAGGCGCTGTTCTCGAACTGGTTCGATGTCGGCCTGCTCGAACTGCAGCCCATCACCTGGGACTCGCCGGCCTCGCTGCTCGAGAAGCTGATCCGGTACGAAGCCGTCCACGAAATCTCGTCATGGACGGATCTGCGCAACCGCCTCGATTCCGACCGGCGCTGCTATGCGTTCTTCCATCCGCGCATTCCGCGCGAGCCGCTGATCTTCGTGGAAGTGGCCTTCGTGCCGGAGATGGCGGCCAACGTCCAGGCTTTGCTCGACGAAGCCGCGCCGCTCGAAGACCTGCGCCGCGTGAAGTGGGCCATCTTCTATTCGATCTCGAATACGCAGGCCGGGCTGCGCGGCGTCAGCTTCGGCAATTTCCTGCTCAAGCGCGTGATCGAGGAGCTGCAGCGCGAGTTTCCCAAGGTCCGGCAGTTCGCGACGCTGTCGCCGATCCCCGGGTTTGCCGACTGGCTGCGCAAGCAGGACGGCGCCGCCGTGGCCAGCGCGCTGGGACCAAAGCGGCTGGCGCGCTGGCAGGACCGGCACGGCCCGGCGCCAGCCGGCGGCGCGGGCTGGCTCGAGGCGTTGCCGCCCGATTCCCAGGACGCCGTGGTGCGTGACACCGCGTTGTCGCTGGCCGCCCATTACCTCGTGCGCGAGCGCAGCCAGTCCTTCCCCGCCGATCCGGTGGCGCGTTTCCACCTTGGCAATGGTGCGTGCGTGGAACGGCTTAACTGGGGGGCGGACCTGTCGCGAAAAGGCTGCATACAATCGTGCGGCATGATGGTGAATTACCTTTACGCGCCCGAGGCACTGGATGACAATCTAGCGCGCCTTGGCGAAGGCAACCCGCGCATCAGCCGTGCCGTGGGGAAGCTGCTGTGA